In a single window of the Biomphalaria glabrata chromosome 5, xgBioGlab47.1, whole genome shotgun sequence genome:
- the LOC106065438 gene encoding uncharacterized protein LOC106065438 isoform X4 produces the protein MSANISEQNSTANSRDSSPLPPIHFEGPSPQQNPESASAQIPLNDLFAGSTIRSQLQGAIDSKKMDSIQDIIEGLLKKNETLLAMSDAGIHKPRSHQVKIVRENSVPVTGKSCAFPVSSSLQAQIVPKKKVSTPENTRTRMKHSKCPTLGYASVLRDKTNFTYALMESNICEDEIEKILNVEKHELVCGIGSKSYIEDQSSKLVTPLDVGIYWCNFCPYTTTNKSLLVHHTLEHRFACKFCAYESFCRSDIVRHMLKLHPEFHDNAGRFYYCTFLSDYLRVKTSLEKKESGDSQNHSSDDCHRHSKGRKRKSGSQNPPGKKNAKLDTKKTPVEHSTSNNTNNCKVPDHLHTKFNDKDSDYDLFDMEVEEICKPGMSQENPCAEELVPEIYSSAHIPETAPFPVQLFKALPPRKNLNASSVESPIRYKTHTRGKMQKVKSGSSGLYWSCGYCSFQSISQSEVKDHSNVEHTGKPHRYVALIKNPPTSIPSSKSNKVLEASGSNTVITNTTYKNACLSPHLSNNSVSSVEENAESLKDPSKAVKGKKVKPPLANESPGDKTVYINSVQVKLPDVRASSTRKATSSKKALYTCYHCAYTANSPSSMRAHIYYKHKGKSLVAFDSNSEPRQHIFFCAREDCSFKSETRDGFLNHVDWCTPWNKLQWTQVDSHVVKCLEQTIAFAKMLLDKVIENELERPVIMKTGDFEPLCVSTPTKPDMECREEPADEECTDKMAADECVDVLTGDKCCTKQADEMTGDDRLDVVTEDSILEQADEEDIIVQGEDKYIEKEDNLKCTDVDSSDKLQFNTDVCGQETVDQVAVSGSRLDSSLIIDHDLDVDTNVNILSQSLSSNDSFLPVGFVDVQCDTANEEQESNLSILPDLNETQTLTIAELDILTEGNEIVQQNEMAQKLTFATIDYANMYSSESQQIVEDGREDRQLMDPETRKVHHSEFSKNSNDDLLMDTQNREMFTMSSNADKWEPGKSHDEHVESHCEPRESDSGHRNSHSRESSSEPRESDSEPRESSCEPIESHNEHEKSHSESQELHSEYGKTQSEHGKCLITKPTNGTNLDLSSGHEVELADGNNTESGALKNRQQINNNNSKSPKATSPLKLTFKLVGNKTVCSIKGLSNKKETDSRSSEHAESSSSSSTTGSEEESEVEGGQVPKWLEELIDSTGDSESEADTTTTETCIGAVKEEIEETKPSLVVPTSLTSAVPVETVQQRQLLTCLPARTAAVKALSKMKPALEESFLDDECEWRSKSKKSSKKCNSSHSQSRSNSQIWEDDSKAKTSSFDHTISSLNTNVYACKYCSDISKGSLQNLKAHVLSQHGSRLPLVISCLKQSVHKPCTYYVCSFPNCLKLSVSKKGYFEHEATHRSVSAAEAEKCSSRGTSRKTHATQQAAPSKETFQSCKVELDPLDLSQVTKVRSQSSEKKYQCLYCTQYFYDSSLTGMKSHYMSEHEGQLMVMRDTEARRSQLPSRIYVCEMPNCECCYINRPDLYHHSKSHKANSTYIYECVSCGWYSSSQESATQHLKTAHSEEQNVSLIHMQVSIDENGQTSKKVL, from the exons ATGTCTGCTAATATCAGTGAACAGAATTCCACAGCGAATTCACGAGATTCTTCACCACTCCCTCCCATACATTTTGAGGGCCCGTCTCCTCAACAGAATCCTGAGTCTGCATCAGCACAGATACCTCTTAATGATCTTTTTGCAGGCTCTACCATTCGCAGCCAACTACAAGGTGCTATTGACAGTAAAAAAATGGATTCTATTCAAGACATCATAGAaggtctattaaaaaaaaatgaaaccttGCTAGCCATGAGTGATGCTGGAATACACAAGCCAAGGTCTCATCAAGTGAAAATAGTTCGTGAAAACTCTGTTCCTGTTACTGGAAAGTCATGTGCATTTCCTGTTTCATCTAGTTTACAAGCACAAATTGTACCCAAGAAAAAAGTTTCAACTCCAGAAAATACTAGAACTAGAATGAAGCACTCTAAGTGTCCAACCTTAGGATATGCTTCAGTGCTAAGagataaaacaaattttacatATGCATTGATGGAGTCCAATATTTGTGAAGATGAGATTGAGAAAATTTTAAATGTGGAGAAACATGAATTAGTTTGTGGTATTGGTTCTAAATCGTACATTGAAGACCAGTCAAGCAAACTTGTAACACCTTTAGATGTTGGCATCTACTGGTGTAACTTTTGCCCTTATACAACGACAAACAAATCACTACTAGTGCACCACACACTTGAACATAGATTTGCTTGCAAGTTCTGTGCCTATGAATCCTTCTGCAGGTCTGATATTGTTAGACATATGCTCAAACTACATCCTGAATTTCATGACAATGCTGGCAGGTTTTACTACTGCACATTTTTGTCTGATTATTTGCGTGTTAAGACTTCcttggaaaagaaagaaagtggagaTTCTCAAAATCATTCTTCAGATGATTGCCATCGCCATTCTAAAGGGAGGAAACGTAAATCTGGATCTCAAAATCCACCagggaaaaaaaatgctaaattGGATACAAAAAAGACACCTGTGGAACACTCGACTAGTAATAATACTAACAATTGTAAAGTGCCTGACCATCTTCATACAAAATTCAATGATAAAGACTCAGATTATGATCTGTTTGACATGGAAGTTGAAGAAATCTGCAAACCAGGAATGTCCCAAGAGAATCCTTGTGCTGAAGAACTTGTTCCTGAAATCTATTCTAGTGCCCACATACCTGAGACTGCTCCATTTCCTGTTCAACTATTTAAAGCCTTGCCCCCTAGAAAAAACTTGAATGCATCTTCTGTAGAATCTCCCATAAGATATAAAACTCACACCCGTGGCAAAATGCAAAAAGTTAAAAGTGGCTCCTCTGGTTTGTATTGGAGTTGTGGTTATTGTTCATTCCAAAGCATTAGCCAATCAGAAGTGAAGGATCATTCCAATGTAGAACACACAGGGAAACCTCATCGCTATGTAGCTCTGATAAAAAATCCACCAACAAGCATTCCTTCTAGTAAAAGTAATAAAGTTCTTGAAGCTAGTGGTTCCAACACTGTCATTACTAATACAACTTACAAAAATGCTTGTTTGTCACCTCATTTATCCAACAATTCTGTTTCCTCTGTTGAAGAAAATGCTGAGTCATTAAAAGATCCCAGTAAGGCTGTCAAAGGGAAGAAAGTGAAGCCACCTTTAGCCAATGAGTCTCCAGGAGATAAGACTGTATATATCAATTCTGTTCAAGTGAAGTTACCTGATGTCAGAGCATCTTCTACAAGAAAAGCTACTTCCTCAAAAAAAGCCCTTTACACCTGCTATCACTGTGCCTATACTGCTAACAGTCCTTCATCTATGAGGGCTCATATCTATTACAAACATAAGGGAAAGTCCTTGGTCGCCTTTGATAGTAATTCTGAACCCAGGCAACACATCTTCTTTTGTGCACGGGAAGACTGCTCTTTTAAATCTGAAACTAGAGATGGTTTCTTAAACCATGTTGATTGGTGTACACCCTGGAACAAACTGCAATGGACTCAAGTGGATTCACATGTTGTCAAATGCTTAGAACAGACTATAGCATTTGCAAAAATGTTACTTGATAAG GTAATTGAAAATGAATTGGAAAGACCAGt GATAATGAAAACTGGGGACTTTGAGCCATTATGTGTTAGCACACCCACAAAGCCTGATATGGAATGCAGAGAAGAACCAGCAGATGAAGAATGTACAGATAAAATGGCAGCAGATGAATGTGTTGATGTACTGACAGGTGACAAATGTTGTACTAAACAGGCAGATGAAATGACAGGAGATGATCGACTAGATGTAGTGACCGAAGATAGTATATTAGAACAGGCAGATGAGGAAGACATAATTGTACAGGGAGAGgacaaatatatagaaaaagagGACAATTTGAAATGCACTGATGTAGATAGCTCTGACAAATTACAGTTCAATACTGATGTCTGTGGTCAAGAAACAGTAGACCAAGTAGCTGTCTCTGGATCCAGACTGGACAGCTCGTTAATAATAGATCATGACCTAGATGTGGATACCAATGTAAATATTCTAAGCCAATCTCTTTCGTCCAATGATTCTTTTTTACCTGTTGGATTTGTTGATGTCCAATGTGATACAGCTAATGAGGAGCAGGAAAGCAATCTTTCCATACTACCAGACCTAAATGAAACTCAGACTTTGACTATTGCTGAATTAGACATATTGACTGAAGGCAATGAAATCGTTCAACAGAATGAAATGGCACAGAAATTAACATTTGCTACAATAGACTATGCAAATATGTACTCCTCTGAGTCTCAACAGATTGTTGAAGATGGCAGGGAGGATAGACAATTGATGGATCCTGAAACAAGGAAAGTTCATCATTcagaattttcaaaaaattctAATGATGATTTATTGATGGATACACAAAATAGAGAGATGTTTACAATGTCATCAAATGCAGACAAATGGGAACCTGGAAAATCACATGATGAACATGTGGAATCACACTGTGAACCTAGAGAATCAGATAGTGGACATAGAAATTCACACAGTAGAGAATCATCTAGTGAACCTAGAGAATCAGATAGTGAGCCTAGAGAATCATCTTGTGAACCTATAGAATCACATAATGAACATGAAAAATCCCATAGTGAATCGCAAGAATTACATAGTGAATATGGAAAAACACAGAGTGAACATGGAAAATGCCTTATTACTAAGCCTACAAATGGAACCAACTTGGATCTAAGCTCTGGCCATGAGGTTGAGTTAGCTGACGGTAACAACACAGAAAGTGGTGCTTTAAAGAACCGACAgcaaataaacaataacaattccAAATCTCCCAAAGCTACTTCTCCTTTGAAGCTTACCTTTAAATTGGTGGGAAACAAAACAGTCTGTAGCATTAAAGGGCTGTCTAATAAGAAAGAGACGgacagcagaagcagtgaacatGCTGAATCTAGCAGTAGTAGCTCCACTACAGGATCAGAAGAAGAGTCAGAAGTTGAAGGAGGTCAGGTTCCTAAATGGCTAGAAGAGTTAATAGATTCTACTGGAGATTCAGAAAGTGAAGCGGATACAACGACTACTGAGACTTGTATTGGAGCAGTCaaagaagaaatagaagaaaCGAAACCGTCATTAGTTGTCCCAACTAGCCTGACATCTGCTGTTCCTGTTGAGACAGTCCAACAGAGGCAACTCTTAACGTGTTTGCCTGCTCGTACGGCAGCTGTCAAAGCTTTATCAAAAATGAAACCTGCATTAGAGGAATCTTTTTTAGATGATGAGTGTGAATGGCGTTCCAAAAGTAAAAAATCTAGTAAAAAATGTAACTCCTCACATTCACAGTCAAGAAGTAATAGTCAGATTTGGGAGGATGACAGCAAAGCTAAAACATCTTCCTTTGACCATACTATTTCCTCCCTAAATACAAATGTGTATGCTTGTAAATATTGTTCAGATATAAGTAAAGGATCGTTACAGAACCTCAAAGCTCATGTGCTTTCACAGCATGGATCTAGATTACCCTTGGTTATCAGCTGCCTTAAACAAAGTGTACATAAACCTTGCACTTATTATGTATGTTCCTTCCCCAATTGTTTGAAGTTGTCTGTCTCCAAGAAAGGTTATTTTGAACATGAAGCCACACACCGGAGTGTCAGTGCAGCAGAGGCAGAGAAGTGCTCATCAAGGGGTACATCCCGTAAGACACATGCTACCCAACAAGCTGCGCCCTCGAAGGAGACATTCCAGTCTTGTAAAGTAGAGCTCGACCCCTTGGACTTGAGCCAAGTGACCAAAGTGAGGAGCCAATCCTCCGAGAAGAAGTATCAGTGCTTGTATTGTACGCAATACTTCTACGACAGTTCCTTGACTGGGATGAAGTCCCACTACATGAGTGAGCACGAGGGGCAGCTGATGGTCATGCGAGACACAGAGGCACGCAGGTCGCAGCTGCCATCTCGCATATATGTCTGTGAGATGCCCAACTGCGAGTGCTGTTACATTAACCGCCCTGACCTATATCACCACTCCAAGAGCCATAAGGCCAACTCCACATACATCTATGAGTGTGTCTCTTGTGGATGGTATTCTTCTTCACAAGAGAGTGCCACTCAACACCTTAAAACTGCACATTCTGAGGAACAAAATGTCTCTTTGATTCACATGCAAGTATCCATTGATGAAAATGGTCAAAcatctaaaaaagttttgtaa